The Salinibaculum sp. SYNS191 genome has a window encoding:
- a CDS encoding twitching motility protein PilT codes for MTGTGVPANPSVLNTTVLSNFTYIDQLWVITGLSGVCTVPVVREELEDGVDSHPYLQSALAVLDDEIPVTTVSDTVANREAVVSDHLDPGEAQAFALADAHDGRLLTDDGDARSFAKEQGVTVVGSVGTLLAALDAGKIDESTADEWMSTWIDDIGYYVPYRTISKYR; via the coding sequence ATGACAGGTACTGGCGTTCCAGCGAATCCAAGCGTCCTGAACACGACTGTCCTCTCGAATTTTACGTATATCGACCAGTTGTGGGTGATCACAGGACTTTCTGGAGTCTGTACGGTTCCAGTCGTTCGTGAGGAACTCGAAGACGGCGTTGATTCCCATCCCTATCTCCAATCAGCACTGGCTGTTCTCGACGACGAGATTCCAGTCACGACGGTTTCTGACACCGTTGCAAACAGAGAGGCAGTCGTCAGTGACCATCTTGATCCCGGCGAGGCACAGGCCTTCGCCCTGGCAGACGCACACGACGGCCGACTCCTGACCGACGACGGGGATGCTCGGTCGTTTGCCAAAGAACAGGGCGTGACTGTTGTCGGATCAGTCGGGACGCTCCTGGCTGCGCTTGATGCTGGCAAGATCGACGAATCGACCGCCGACGAGTGGATGTCGACGTGGATCGACGACATCGGCTACTACGTTCCGTATCGAACGATTTCGAAATATCGCTGA
- a CDS encoding ribbon-helix-helix domain-containing protein — MSDADTTGGDDGPEMVQINLRLSKAFLEDIDTTWQEQGFNSRSEFLRYAARDAVKHPEFSREGWKQIAASEHNLRSGEAELVSREEVVEMMDQDADDE, encoded by the coding sequence ATGTCCGACGCGGATACTACTGGTGGCGACGACGGGCCCGAGATGGTCCAGATAAATCTTCGGCTCAGCAAGGCGTTCCTCGAAGATATCGACACGACGTGGCAAGAACAGGGGTTCAATTCGCGGAGTGAGTTTCTCCGCTACGCTGCCCGCGACGCGGTGAAGCACCCGGAGTTCTCGCGCGAAGGGTGGAAACAGATCGCGGCGAGCGAGCACAACCTTCGGTCGGGCGAGGCAGAACTGGTATCCCGCGAGGAAGTCGTCGAGATGATGGATCAGGACGCGGATGACGAGTGA
- a CDS encoding UPF0175 family protein encodes MARITGSYPDDLNLLIEGAVEAGVFGGKSDALREFVREYFEDHENERIAAAVALYERERITLGDAARLAAVDRWTMRDILREHGVDLRLGLADEDDAAYEVEAASELEFDDADSDDEEQPAK; translated from the coding sequence ATGGCTCGGATCACTGGCTCCTATCCAGATGACCTCAACCTCCTTATTGAAGGTGCTGTTGAGGCTGGTGTGTTTGGGGGCAAGAGCGATGCGTTGCGAGAGTTCGTGCGTGAATACTTCGAGGATCACGAAAACGAGCGCATTGCAGCTGCAGTTGCTCTCTATGAACGCGAGCGAATCACGCTGGGTGATGCTGCGCGGCTCGCTGCTGTCGACCGCTGGACGATGCGCGACATCCTCCGCGAGCACGGCGTCGACCTCCGACTGGGTCTTGCTGATGAGGACGATGCAGCCTACGAAGTAGAGGCAGCGAGCGAACTCGAATTTGATGATGCGGACTCGGACGACGAGGAGCAGCCTGCGAAATGA
- a CDS encoding CPBP family intramembrane glutamic endopeptidase → MSSPSLRGRVARHPVASFFLLAYGFSWVGWLPGILGAAEPIRTLSYVAGGFGPAVAGAVVTWLDGSSLRAWAGQIVRWRVAPRWYLAALFLPVLVVVLASAGMLLFGMGVDPSVLAGRASLVAVSFVTVALIGGGNEEPGWRGFALPRLQEQYAPVSATLILGVVWAFWHLPQLAADPNAVYSFAWLVEELPGLVLRVVNIVGFAFLLTWIYNGTESVLLAIVLHAGINTANSTLVPIPIDAITGESFLTVLVAVDIGVWLVAIALIVATGGRLGYDAGADRSKPSTPGRGSEVG, encoded by the coding sequence ATGAGCAGCCCCTCCCTCCGCGGGCGGGTGGCCCGCCATCCAGTCGCCTCGTTTTTCCTGCTCGCGTATGGCTTCTCGTGGGTAGGCTGGCTCCCCGGCATCCTCGGGGCAGCCGAACCGATCCGAACGCTCAGCTACGTGGCGGGTGGCTTCGGTCCCGCAGTCGCCGGTGCCGTCGTCACGTGGCTCGACGGGAGTTCACTGCGGGCGTGGGCGGGACAGATCGTGCGCTGGCGCGTCGCACCGCGGTGGTATCTCGCCGCCCTGTTCCTCCCCGTGCTCGTCGTGGTGCTGGCGAGTGCTGGCATGCTCCTATTCGGAATGGGCGTCGACCCGAGTGTTCTTGCCGGACGGGCCTCACTCGTCGCTGTCTCGTTCGTGACGGTTGCACTCATCGGAGGCGGGAACGAAGAACCCGGCTGGCGCGGGTTCGCCCTCCCCAGACTCCAGGAGCAGTACGCGCCGGTGTCGGCAACACTGATTCTCGGCGTCGTGTGGGCCTTCTGGCACCTGCCGCAACTGGCGGCCGACCCGAACGCCGTCTACAGTTTCGCGTGGCTCGTCGAGGAACTCCCCGGACTCGTCCTCCGGGTCGTGAACATCGTCGGCTTCGCATTCCTCCTGACCTGGATTTACAATGGAACAGAGAGCGTGCTGCTCGCGATAGTGCTGCATGCGGGCATCAACACGGCTAACAGCACGCTCGTGCCAATTCCGATAGACGCCATCACCGGCGAGAGCTTTCTGACGGTTCTCGTTGCAGTCGACATCGGCGTCTGGCTGGTCGCGATTGCGCTCATCGTCGCGACCGGTGGCCGACTCGGGTACGACGCCGGTGCCGACAGGTCCAAGCCATCGACACCTGGACGCGGGTCGGAGGTCGGATAA
- a CDS encoding MarR family transcriptional regulator: protein MSIDRDTFENTSEDELAELSVPDQVLGFLAANEDRAFKAREIASQIDVDEGAVSTALSRLKDRDLVEHKATYWAITDDAERLEGYSGYERATALFNDQFGAEDKNTWRGHAPEEPHPSVEDEQ, encoded by the coding sequence ATGTCTATCGACCGAGATACATTCGAGAACACGAGTGAGGACGAACTTGCAGAACTCTCCGTCCCCGATCAAGTCCTCGGGTTTCTCGCCGCTAACGAGGATCGGGCCTTCAAGGCCCGCGAAATCGCGTCCCAGATCGACGTCGACGAGGGCGCAGTCAGCACCGCGCTCTCCCGATTGAAGGATCGCGACCTCGTCGAACACAAGGCAACGTACTGGGCGATCACCGACGACGCCGAGCGACTCGAGGGATACAGTGGCTACGAGCGAGCGACCGCGCTGTTCAACGACCAATTCGGCGCGGAGGACAAGAACACGTGGCGGGGACACGCACCCGAGGAACCACACCCGAGCGTCGAGGACGAACAGTGA
- a CDS encoding TrkA family potassium uptake protein, translating to MPDTKRIVIAGGGRIGLRTAQELADRGYEIVLIEKDEDRSEEVSDEYVAMVLQGDATAPSILEQADLERADAIAALTDEPGTNLAICLEAKQIAPNIRTLARTGTGTEDEYDEIADATILPQELSANTAADILSGDEVRTIIATHHDLEILEIEVAEDAPVAGRTLEDISLPRGSLVISDRNRTRMARGETELEPGEYYLVGVEPDVLDEVLKLFRG from the coding sequence ATGCCAGACACGAAACGTATCGTCATCGCCGGCGGCGGCCGTATCGGACTACGAACCGCACAGGAACTCGCAGACCGCGGATACGAGATCGTCCTGATCGAGAAAGACGAGGATCGATCAGAGGAGGTCTCTGATGAGTACGTCGCGATGGTCCTGCAGGGAGATGCGACGGCGCCGTCGATTCTCGAACAGGCAGACCTCGAGCGGGCAGACGCCATCGCCGCGTTGACCGACGAGCCCGGGACCAATCTCGCGATCTGTTTGGAGGCAAAACAAATCGCCCCCAACATCAGAACGCTCGCTCGAACCGGGACAGGAACCGAGGACGAGTACGACGAGATTGCCGACGCGACGATCCTGCCACAGGAACTCAGTGCGAACACAGCCGCTGACATTCTCTCGGGCGACGAAGTACGGACCATCATCGCCACCCACCACGACCTCGAAATCCTGGAGATCGAGGTCGCCGAGGACGCCCCGGTTGCCGGACGTACGCTCGAAGATATCAGCCTCCCGAGAGGGAGCCTCGTCATCTCGGATCGGAACCGGACGCGGATGGCGCGCGGCGAGACGGAACTCGAACCCGGTGAGTATTATCTCGTCGGCGTGGAACCGGACGTCCTTGACGAGGTACTGAAACTCTTTCGCGGCTAG
- a CDS encoding PQQ-binding-like beta-propeller repeat protein: MTAEQDTDESSVDVSRRQILGGVSTTALLAGSGLGTGMIGQVTGRSTERSLATGERQTQANVAWPTAGYDLRNTRHSPDALTPTGNPTTAWTRTSANNDTFTHSSPVVADGIVYIGSTTSRGGQLYAVDANSGEQTWSTGQLFFRSVETTPAVAEGRLYYIHTDGKVVAADPATGTEQWTYEVEGKARASPAVDDGTIYFGTNAGTMYAVDAANGTIQWAYDTHEDNERLKLRTTPAVHDGTVYATTSGLDTLYVYAFDAATGDLDWKQDLVDVGNAQYYLTAPTVANSLLYLGDYESEVLWALDPTTGEEVWKTEGVDLGPDAGPAVAGCTLFVGTRDGKLRAFDAATGDEQWSTILGSKVVAAPAVANGVVYVGDTGGQFHAIDAADGGRLWAENLESKVTTSPAISNGLVYVANQETLYAFDGDVTDRRGSVDYGSCPDGEGPNSRITGEVTYEDGTPAEGVAVDIVDIDTDTAVATLQTNTQGAFGPVQLSPANLTADVDLSGYETFATQVQLEEDEAHTIQVTLDEDTGTATPNSRVRGRVRYQDGTPAEGVAVDIVDIDTDTVVATLQTNTQGRFGPVQLSPANLTADVDLSGYETFATQVQLEEDEAHTIQVTLDENAATATANDGETETADTSGANSGSGEDGSTASPSANGPGFGVVSGLASLAALVGANRAYDHLRDDDK; encoded by the coding sequence ATGACTGCTGAGCAGGATACGGATGAATCCTCGGTGGACGTCTCGCGTCGGCAGATACTCGGCGGTGTATCGACGACTGCACTCCTGGCGGGCAGTGGCCTCGGGACGGGTATGATCGGGCAGGTTACGGGGCGCTCCACGGAGCGTTCGTTGGCAACCGGCGAGCGCCAAACGCAGGCAAACGTGGCGTGGCCAACGGCGGGCTACGACCTGAGAAATACGCGCCATAGCCCGGATGCACTGACACCGACCGGGAATCCGACGACTGCCTGGACTCGGACGTCTGCAAACAACGATACGTTCACGCACTCTTCGCCGGTCGTTGCCGACGGCATTGTCTACATCGGGTCTACCACGAGTCGCGGCGGGCAACTCTATGCAGTGGACGCCAACAGCGGAGAGCAGACGTGGAGCACCGGCCAACTGTTCTTCAGGAGCGTCGAGACCACGCCAGCGGTCGCCGAGGGTCGCCTCTACTACATCCACACCGACGGGAAAGTGGTCGCGGCCGATCCAGCGACGGGTACAGAGCAGTGGACCTACGAGGTCGAAGGAAAAGCCCGGGCGTCACCGGCCGTCGACGACGGAACGATCTATTTCGGCACCAACGCGGGCACGATGTACGCAGTCGACGCAGCCAACGGGACGATCCAGTGGGCGTACGACACGCACGAAGATAATGAGAGGCTCAAGCTTCGGACGACGCCAGCGGTCCACGACGGCACGGTATACGCAACGACGAGCGGGCTTGACACGCTGTACGTCTATGCCTTCGACGCGGCGACGGGTGACCTCGACTGGAAACAGGACCTCGTCGACGTTGGCAACGCTCAATACTACCTCACCGCACCCACCGTCGCGAACAGTCTCCTCTATCTGGGTGACTACGAGTCCGAAGTCCTCTGGGCGCTCGACCCCACCACCGGCGAGGAGGTCTGGAAGACCGAGGGCGTCGATCTCGGGCCCGACGCAGGCCCAGCGGTGGCCGGCTGTACCCTCTTCGTGGGGACGAGAGACGGGAAGCTCCGTGCGTTCGACGCTGCGACCGGTGACGAACAGTGGTCGACGATCCTTGGCAGCAAGGTGGTGGCAGCCCCAGCCGTCGCAAATGGCGTCGTCTACGTCGGCGACACTGGCGGGCAGTTCCACGCTATCGACGCTGCCGACGGCGGGCGGCTGTGGGCGGAGAATCTCGAGAGCAAGGTGACTACCTCCCCAGCCATCTCCAACGGCTTAGTGTACGTCGCCAACCAGGAGACGCTCTACGCCTTCGACGGCGACGTCACTGACCGACGTGGCTCCGTCGATTACGGGTCCTGTCCCGACGGCGAGGGGCCGAACAGCCGCATCACTGGCGAGGTGACGTATGAAGACGGCACGCCCGCCGAAGGCGTGGCTGTCGATATCGTGGACATCGACACGGACACCGCGGTCGCGACGCTGCAGACAAACACCCAGGGGGCGTTCGGGCCGGTACAGCTTTCCCCCGCGAACCTCACCGCCGATGTCGACCTATCTGGCTACGAGACCTTCGCAACACAGGTTCAACTCGAAGAGGACGAGGCACACACCATCCAGGTAACACTGGACGAGGACACCGGCACGGCGACCCCGAACAGCCGTGTGCGCGGCAGGGTTCGGTATCAGGACGGCACGCCCGCGGAAGGCGTGGCTGTCGATATTGTGGACATCGACACGGACACCGTGGTCGCGACGCTGCAGACAAACACCCAGGGAAGATTCGGGCCAGTGCAGCTCTCCCCCGCGAACCTCACCGCCGATGTCGACCTATCTGGCTACGAGACCTTCGCGACGCAGGTCCAACTCGAAGAGGACGAGGCACACACCATCCAGGTAACACTGGACGAGAACGCAGCCACTGCAACAGCGAATGACGGGGAGACAGAAACCGCCGACACCAGTGGCGCAAACAGCGGATCTGGTGAAGACGGGTCGACAGCGAGCCCGTCCGCAAACGGCCCCGGGTTCGGAGTGGTGTCGGGACTCGCGTCACTCGCAGCGCTCGTCGGGGCGAACAGGGCCTACGATCACCTCCGTGACGACGACAAATAG
- a CDS encoding type II CAAX endopeptidase family protein, with product MTTRSGDGTGLRAFGFFCGGTLVFSWGLWALLFVGFVPSSAIGILARVGGFGPLVGALVALSATGRSIREWARSIIRIRIRARWVGWALVLPPLFIVLAGVVHVVVFGASIDLDAINPLWFYPIAVVVVFFVGGGQEELGWRGFALPALQQRLTALTASIAVGIVWALWHLPLFFLPGSAQSDLPMLPYIVAVTSASIVLTWLFNSSGSVLVPMLYHGGINPIAAYFPTGGVEAIGTVTGYTSYAIVLVVAVGLLLAVYGARHLSNQPRLTLSTGGAGRRA from the coding sequence ATGACGACGAGGAGTGGTGACGGGACTGGTCTCCGCGCTTTCGGCTTCTTCTGTGGCGGCACGCTCGTGTTCTCGTGGGGACTCTGGGCCCTCCTGTTCGTGGGTTTCGTGCCGTCGTCTGCCATCGGTATCCTTGCCAGGGTCGGTGGGTTTGGCCCGCTGGTCGGCGCGCTCGTTGCCCTCTCGGCAACCGGGCGGAGCATCCGCGAGTGGGCCCGCTCGATTATCCGAATCCGCATCCGCGCGCGGTGGGTTGGCTGGGCGCTCGTCTTGCCGCCGCTGTTCATCGTCCTCGCCGGAGTCGTCCACGTCGTCGTATTCGGCGCGAGCATCGACCTCGATGCCATCAACCCACTCTGGTTCTATCCGATCGCGGTGGTCGTCGTGTTCTTCGTCGGCGGTGGCCAGGAAGAACTCGGCTGGCGCGGGTTCGCCCTCCCGGCTCTCCAGCAGCGCCTTACCGCTCTGACCGCCAGCATCGCCGTCGGCATCGTCTGGGCGCTCTGGCACCTCCCGCTGTTTTTCCTGCCCGGGAGCGCACAGAGCGACCTCCCGATGCTCCCGTATATTGTCGCTGTGACATCGGCGTCGATCGTCCTCACCTGGCTGTTCAACTCCTCGGGGAGCGTCTTGGTCCCGATGCTCTATCACGGCGGGATCAACCCGATTGCCGCCTACTTCCCGACGGGCGGGGTCGAGGCGATCGGGACTGTCACTGGATATACCTCCTACGCCATCGTTCTCGTCGTCGCAGTCGGCTTGCTGCTCGCCGTCTACGGCGCGCGCCATCTCTCCAATCAGCCGCGATTGACGCTCTCTACAGGCGGAGCAGGCCGACGGGCTTGA
- a CDS encoding CPBP family intramembrane glutamic endopeptidase: MTAADGSGVFESVRGFVRKQRLTSFFALAYALAWGVGALPDILGMTQPSWTSWFFAGFLSALAPSVAAALVVAASDESVREWFRRVAKVRVHWTWYAAAIVIPFLIVYAAGIVSWAIGGPIDWNAFEVNPTTIVIGIVIGTLLGGGQEEFGWRGFAQPELQERYGALGGALVVGVFWGFWHLPQFLPGGFRADWGVLMVGSYFVGIVGFSVLLAWVFNGSGGSAWLAMVMHGADNATQGRLPIDLSVVAPEGVLLPSALVTINVPHAILTWGVALGVVGLVGAGLYRDRVRWPSVGVGRTSGSN; the protein is encoded by the coding sequence ATGACGGCGGCAGACGGTTCCGGCGTGTTCGAGTCCGTCCGTGGATTTGTCCGCAAACAGCGGCTCACCTCGTTTTTCGCCCTGGCGTATGCGCTGGCGTGGGGCGTTGGGGCGCTGCCGGACATCCTCGGGATGACACAGCCGTCTTGGACGAGCTGGTTCTTCGCAGGTTTCCTGAGCGCGCTTGCGCCCTCGGTGGCGGCAGCACTGGTCGTCGCCGCGAGCGACGAGAGCGTCCGCGAGTGGTTCCGACGCGTCGCGAAGGTCCGTGTCCACTGGACGTGGTACGCCGCGGCTATCGTCATCCCGTTCCTCATCGTCTACGCCGCTGGCATCGTCTCGTGGGCCATCGGCGGCCCAATCGACTGGAATGCGTTCGAAGTCAACCCGACGACAATCGTCATCGGCATCGTCATCGGAACGCTGCTTGGCGGCGGTCAGGAGGAGTTCGGCTGGCGCGGGTTCGCCCAGCCAGAACTGCAAGAACGCTACGGTGCCCTGGGAGGGGCGCTCGTCGTCGGCGTGTTCTGGGGCTTCTGGCACCTGCCGCAGTTCCTGCCGGGTGGCTTCCGTGCCGACTGGGGAGTGCTGATGGTCGGCTCGTACTTCGTCGGCATCGTCGGCTTCTCGGTGCTGCTGGCGTGGGTATTCAACGGCTCCGGCGGGAGTGCGTGGCTCGCCATGGTGATGCACGGAGCCGACAACGCTACGCAGGGCCGGCTTCCAATCGACCTTTCGGTGGTCGCACCGGAGGGCGTATTGCTCCCGTCGGCGCTGGTGACGATCAACGTCCCCCACGCGATTCTGACGTGGGGCGTTGCGCTCGGCGTCGTTGGCCTCGTCGGAGCCGGACTGTATCGTGACCGAGTTCGATGGCCAAGCGTCGGTGTCGGTCGAACCTCGGGAAGTAATTGA